A genomic stretch from Aedes albopictus strain Foshan chromosome 2, AalbF5, whole genome shotgun sequence includes:
- the LOC109410000 gene encoding uncharacterized protein LOC109410000: MSQKDNTSQPADAGNAPQRDLANGSFGLIQYSYRKTSDAAKYVARGIQQSSYTAQVVDATNTVGHGTIAAGKQLYHKISESPITEQELQLTKSAVGNLASAGYNAAAATYDAGQQAYQVVATSPLTGPVVRFGGAAIGSTLTWSLMASSVASRAGREVARASCIRSSMWIFNSLHLPNSMRAAAVFIGVRAHDYIASGLIPGLFTAWAIYDGYRVARYCYNMYQDHNKKQLQQSDQFEYSVQKWRNFYEDVAAQNSRILFLGMYAPQ; the protein is encoded by the coding sequence ATGTCACAGAAGGATAACACATCGCAGCCAGCGGATGCTGGGAATGCTCCGCAGCGTGATCTGGCCAACGGAAGCTTCGGATTGATTCAGTACAGTTACCGCAAAACCAGTGATGCCGCCAAATATGTCGCTCGTGGAATCCAGCAAAGTTCCTATACGGCCCAGGTTGTCGACGCAACCAACACAGTTGGCCATGGCACCATCGCTGCCGGCAAGCAACTGTACCATAAAATCAGCGAAAGTCCAATCACCGAACAAGAACTCCAGTTGACAAAGTCGGCGGTAGGGAATCTTGCCAGCGCGGGTTACAATGCTGCTGCCGCAACGTACGATGCAGGACAACAGGCCTATCAGGTCGTAGCTACCAGCCCACTCACAGGACCAGTGGTTCGATTCGGTGGGGCCGCTATCGGCTCGACTCTCACGTGGAGCTTGATGGCATCGTCGGTTGCTAGCCGTGCCGGAAGAGAAGTCGCAAGGGCATCATGCATTCGTAGCTCGATGTGGATTTTCAACAGTCTGCATTTGCCCAACTCGATGAGGGCCGCAGCTGTCTTCATCGGCGTTAGAGCACATGACTACATCGCTTCCGGTTTGATTCCTGGTCTGTTCACGGCTTGGGCGATTTACGATGGGTATCGGGTTGCGCGCTATTGTTACAATATGTATCAGGACCACAACAAGAAACAGCTCCAGCAATCCGATCAATTCGAGTATTCTGTTCAGAAGTGGCGTAATTTTTACGAGGATGTGGCAGCTCAAAACAGTCGCATCCTTTTCTTAGGAATGTATGCTCCTCAGTAA